In Limnochordia bacterium, a genomic segment contains:
- a CDS encoding DUF3794 domain-containing protein — protein MLGLPLLVAIVVLIVLFGLYRLWKKGQRKEKTDLVSIPETKEAIALHSSDPVYKYQCLICKKTKSETGEGVDPKDQRQLAVLNGAENAPEKGGYSLASCIKAQVVVGENTRQVLLENILNLERNAIKIREIRGEVRDLVCDVICDKVIVQGVVHKQIFFVGEDNMVYHKGEDVPFSTFLDIPQAEPGMHCQVEACIEHIAHHLLSPTLLQQKIVMEIFAKVTETQNIAVGIGQGPLVIIDEVVAKVCGQLLEEETIQLEVAARKISEIRAEVRDITFEPICDKVIVQGVVHKQIFFIDESNLERHQAVDIPFSHFVDAIGTMEFHDVQVHAEVVHVGFKLIFPPGAEVTTTLQEKVVVDLFIEVTNPRQVTVLLSDVGTCVKLEKVCGENTAQFLQETTIQLPMPAIKIRDIIARIEELETTVIDCKVLVQGIVHKQVFFIGEDDLEHHLAEDVPFSVAVDVAGANQDCNVRVMPCIEHISFDLLNDQTLHQKVIVALFVKVTETQQLLLTVEGPCPQPENLC, from the coding sequence ATGCTGGGACTTCCGTTACTCGTTGCCATTGTAGTACTCATTGTGTTGTTTGGCCTGTATCGACTATGGAAGAAGGGCCAAAGGAAAGAAAAGACCGACTTGGTATCCATCCCCGAGACAAAAGAAGCTATCGCCCTACATTCAAGTGATCCAGTGTATAAGTACCAGTGCCTTATCTGCAAAAAGACTAAGTCGGAGACCGGCGAAGGCGTAGACCCAAAGGACCAAAGACAGTTGGCGGTGTTAAATGGTGCTGAAAATGCGCCTGAAAAAGGGGGGTACAGTTTGGCTTCTTGTATAAAGGCACAAGTTGTTGTTGGCGAAAACACAAGACAGGTTCTCCTGGAAAACATTCTGAATCTAGAAAGAAACGCGATCAAGATCCGGGAGATCCGTGGTGAGGTGCGGGATCTAGTCTGTGATGTCATTTGTGATAAGGTCATTGTGCAAGGTGTTGTGCATAAACAAATCTTCTTCGTTGGCGAAGATAACATGGTGTATCACAAAGGCGAAGATGTACCCTTTTCCACCTTTTTGGATATTCCCCAAGCAGAGCCCGGCATGCATTGCCAGGTAGAAGCGTGTATCGAGCATATTGCTCATCATCTTCTCTCCCCCACACTACTGCAGCAAAAAATAGTGATGGAGATCTTTGCCAAAGTGACAGAGACCCAAAACATTGCTGTGGGCATTGGGCAAGGCCCCTTGGTGATCATTGACGAAGTGGTGGCGAAGGTGTGTGGCCAGCTGCTAGAGGAAGAGACCATTCAGTTGGAGGTTGCGGCACGGAAGATTAGTGAGATTCGGGCAGAAGTACGGGATATTACCTTCGAACCTATTTGCGATAAGGTCATCGTGCAAGGTGTTGTGCATAAGCAAATCTTCTTCATTGATGAGAGTAATCTAGAAAGACATCAAGCAGTCGACATTCCCTTCAGCCATTTCGTAGATGCCATAGGGACGATGGAGTTTCACGATGTCCAAGTGCATGCAGAAGTGGTGCATGTGGGCTTTAAGCTCATCTTCCCACCGGGTGCTGAAGTGACGACCACTTTACAGGAAAAGGTTGTTGTCGACCTATTCATCGAGGTGACTAATCCGCGGCAGGTCACCGTACTCCTATCGGATGTGGGAACCTGTGTAAAGCTGGAGAAGGTCTGTGGTGAAAATACTGCCCAGTTCTTGCAGGAGACAACGATTCAGCTGCCAATGCCTGCAATTAAGATCAGGGACATTATTGCGCGGATTGAAGAGTTGGAAACAACGGTGATTGACTGCAAGGTATTGGTACAGGGCATTGTGCATAAGCAGGTCTTCTTTATCGGGGAGGACGATCTTGAGCACCATTTGGCGGAGGATGTGCCCTTTAGTGTCGCGGTGGATGTAGCAGGTGCCAATCAGGACTGCAACGTACGGGTTATGCCGTGTATAGAGCACATCTCCTTCGACTTGCTCAATGATCAGACCCTGCATCAGAAAGTTATCGTGGCTTTGTTTGTGAAGGTAACCGAGACCCAACAGCTGCTGCTAACAGTGGAAGGGCCCTGCCCTCAGCCCGAAAACCTCTGCTAA